In the genome of Carya illinoinensis cultivar Pawnee chromosome 13, C.illinoinensisPawnee_v1, whole genome shotgun sequence, the window AATGGGCTCCATGTCCAATCACATAACTACAAGTTAATGACCACATTTCCTACCagcttataaataattataaaaaaaaaaaatcacttattAAACTGAGTTGTACTTGATTCTTTATTTCAAaatgggctttgctacatacagtcgggaaatgcagtcggcatgcagtcggctgtacggaatgaataaaaaaaaattacaaaaaaattgttttatattcagggagatctacatgaattataaaaagttataaaaataatttttttttcatataaatcctgtattaatttttttttacagccgactgcattttccgactgcacaaatcatttctgtttCAAAATACTTGTACATAGTTTGAACATTcttaatttgtatttaattaaaattgtgcTGTACAAAGGAAATTTTGTATCATCTATCTCATACATAGACGTGACAgatgtttttatatattattcttattcacATAAAATTATGTGAAAAGTGGGTCAGTTTGGCTTCTCAACTcttctaatttaattattttaatttttttaaattttaatataaaatataataattttttaatttttttaaaatttaaaataataataatattaaaaaataatattttaataatattttatttaatttttaagtttaattcaattcaattaCTAAACgcgtttaaaaattaaaaaaaattaaaaaaaaaagatatttattttaatttttaatattttgtatccTCAAGCAAGCTGTCACCTCGTCATGTTGCTGTTGATCAAACTCTCACTTTTGAAACTCCGTACTTTGGGGTCATATAAAACACATCAGTCCATTTGAGATAGCTGGATAGCTTTGGTTGCAGTCAAATTGGGGGAATCTTTCCCAAGCCCCACGGCAAAAATGTTTGCCAAAGTCCAAAACGTATCGAGCATCATCAACCACTACATTGACACCACACAAAAAATTAGATTTCCTACAGGATAAAATGATGCCCCatccattcatatatatatatatatatatatatttgtaaatgtaCAGACACACACAGATACTAGAGACAGCCAGCTGGCCTGAGTTAGGCTCAACCGCACCTTAGAAAAGGTCAGAAAAaagtgttgttttttttttcagatgaaCATTAACTTGACTGCATTTTTCTACCTCGTGTAAAACTAAAATACATCCCAAACTGGGTTCGCACGCACCACATGGAACTGCATGCATCATCACTGCCATATGAAATGCTGTCCTTTCAGTACACGTTGAAACTTCAGTCAGCCTCTGTAATGCTAAATTTGGTGTACTAAAAATGTGAGTAATTAAATACAAGGAAGGAAGACTGTTTTCTTGCACGTTAAAAATTAATTAGGTAGTCCATACAACTACTTCTTCGACTCAATTAACGATCTATATATCATGGAGTCCAGTACCTACGTACAGCACGAGCTTTTCCTGCGCCCCCCTCATGGTTGAAGAAGTCGTCGATCGCGTGCTTGCTCATGCAATGTGTAAGTGTCTTCCATGAGCAGTACTGAGCAGATCAGCTTGAGCTAGCACCCACACATAGTCGATAGATCTGATCTTTTAAGTACTAAATTCCGATCAGTTTGGTAAGCATTCCTTGGGGAAATTACAACCGAGCAATTAACAGCAGCTAGCGGTACTGCTAATTTACCACGAATTAATAATCAATTACGATCGATCAGGGAATTTTGAACTCCATACTTATAATCAGGACCCATTAATTTCTGTGGCCCCGCAAACACACATGACTTTCAAGATCGAACAAAAGCCAAAGTACGCCTAGCTAATGTGACGTTTCTTGATCTTTAATTATTGCAGTCAAATCGGATGGGGGCCAGGACTCTTTCAGCCCTCTCAAAATTAATGCTTCTTCATGACAAAGTCAAAAGGTATCTGGAATTAATCAAGCACTATACAGTAACTCATTAAGACTAATTTCTGGAATCAACCACGGCATTGACACCGAATTCTgcaaaaaataatgttttccCCACGTCTTCAACTATCTATTGCTTTGATTATTACCAAAACTCCGTAGAAAACCCTCCATACGGACGGGGTCCATCTGTTGGGGACATAGATACATGATTCGAAGAACTTTAGATCCATGAATTCATATTTAATTAGGTTATCAACCACCGACCTAAATCTTGCTGCATTTCCTCGATGTGATGTTTCCCGACGTCACGCGTGAAGCTCCAATTCgacacaaatatataaaaacacgTGCTGTGGCGGCTATCTAGCCTGCCTTAAACTACATTATTTGATTTTGAGTGAATTTTTAAGTCTATCAATGATCATGCATGGAGGGTCCACCACAGAACTATGCTTCTCTTGCCCCCTCATGTGTTGAAGAAGTCAGTCAACACTCAACAGTCTTGTCCTGATCACTTATAAATTATCTTCTAAGAACAAAGCAATTAGCAGATCGATACACCATAACCCATTTCTTAATCTGATCAATATtgttctcttctctctctctgtgtctatccattttgattttctttggaGCTAATTAGATTAACATGGCTGCGGAATTGGTGGGTGGAGCTTTTCTGTCTGCATTCCTACAGGTGTTGTTCCACAGAATGACTTCACGTCAGGTTGTGGGCTACATCCAAGGAAAGAAACTCAACGACAAGCTGCTGAAGAAGTTGAAGATCACGCTGTTGTCCGTCAATGCAGTGATCAATGACGCGGAGGTGAAACAATTCGGGGACACCTTAGTCAAAGAGTGGCTGCTCGAACTTAAAGATGCTGTGTATGATGCAGAGGACCTCTGGGATGAGATCGCCACTGAAGCTTTGAAATGCCAGCAGATTAACGCAGATAATTCCGGAGGCACCTTAAATCAGGTTCCTTACTTTATCTAGTACTCTCTTTCTGTTGGATGGATTATCGATTGagtaaaatgaattaataatcTAATTTAAATACACTTATTAATttaaagagttttactatatatataaacaaagtcgcgtactaatttgtatattaatattgatttcttcatattcaaaatttaaattagtaatatttttaataaaatctactttttgaccaatcacattaaatttatgtacatattaatacataattatacttacaactaatttttttttcaatttaaaaggTCCGTTTCCGGTACTCAAGCTGGAATATTAGTACTGATCATGAtcgtcttttatttattttacccCATAAATTgaacaaacaaatcaaaacctaattaatattaaatatcatGAGTTGTTTAATTTATCTTAGTATAtcgtgattaaaaaaaatattattaattaattattagaagtaatattagatacatccttataattaaaaattaatctctataattaaaaagttgATTTAAGTAATTTATAAGatagtatatattttaaattagtatattaacatgttaataattatatgagaaagtatattatttatcatttaatgaTATCAACGTAAAATCTCATTTAATATTAAGTACTATGtgtgatattatttttcattttatttaataattttaactaGTTGCACGaattaataattttgaaaaataatatttacaatcttaTAAAGATGTGCAAGtctagtgtatttattttttaaataaatttaaataaatattttttaataataaacttaactttgtttcaaaattttttttaaaaagagagtAGAAATTACCAACTCTAAAATTGTATGTAACCATGcgatatgaaatttttatggtaAGTGTTTGAattggttacacaaaattaaaatttttattttattttattttaatttattattataatttttttaaattttaatatataatatattaaataatttaattttttcaaattttaatataaaattaatattaaaaaattatattataataatattttatttattatttaaaatattttacccCATCTAATTTATATAACCAAACGGCATTAGagacaaatatataatatataacgtCCGAGGTTTCTGACCGCCGTATGTCCAAATTTCCAAAGGGATGAGAGTAGTAGCTAAGCCGTCATTGTAAGTTGAATAATGCTAAACCACACGGCCAGCGGGCCAGCCTGTTAAGTTTTAGCTTTTGCGATATCAACAGTCGTTAATCAATTGACTCAGAGCAGTGCTCCCCACCATTGCTACAGAAATGGCTGCTAATACAAAACcccttcatttttatttaatttatattttttatagggAATTTGTTGACCTTTTGGAAACAGttcaatttgaaattaggaCCATATCTCTCTGTCAGCAAAATCTTTGACCCGAACTATTGGTACGCAATGGTTTGACATTAAAatttttgagaaagaaaaaaatagtccTCTGACGTCTTTTGCAAAAATTCTCAACTGATTTCTTTCTGATTTTTCTCATCTTATTCTTGTCTCTTAAACATTCATTATACCATGCATATTCTTCCACGTTTTGGCTAATTACGGATTACCCACctccaaaaatataaattaaaaaaaaaaaatcaatttaattgaCTTTCTGTATCACATAAAGAATCATGACTGGAAACCATCTAAGAATATAATTTAGGATCGTAGAGATGTTGGGAACGCTAATTTTGCTTGTACTTGCAACAGATAAGACCCAAGATAGAAGAGGTCCTCGACAGATTAGAGTTTATTGCAAAACAAAAGGATGCCCTTGGCCTCAAACATGGTGTTGGAGAGAAGTCATGGAAAATGTCAACAACATCTCTGGTGGAAGAATCTAATTTGTATGGAAGGGATGAAGATCGGGAGGCCATTATCAACTTGTTGCTGTCGGATGATGTCAATGGCAACAATATTTGTGTGATTCCCATAGTGGGAATGGCCGGGATTGGCAAGACCACCCTTGCTCAAGTTGTATACAACGATGTTAGAGTGAAGGAGAACTTCGAGTTTGCAGCATGGATTTGCGTCTCTGAGGAGTTTGATGTTTCCAGGATAACAAAAACAATCCTTGAGGCAGTCACTTCAGTTTGTTGTGATTTCAAGGATCTGAATTTGCTTCAACTAAAACTCAAAGAGGAGTTATCAGGGAAGAAGTTTTTACTGGTTCTGGATGATGTCTGGAATGAGAGTTATTACAGTTGGGAGGCCTTGAGGAGAACTTTCACCTCGGGGACACATGGAAGTAAAATCATTGTGACCACACGCAATGAAGGTGTTGCCTCTATTATGCGCTCTGTTCCAAATCATTATCTGAATCAATTGACAGATGAAGACTGCTGGCTACTATTTGCAAAATATGCATTTGCGAATGCAAACTCTTATGCAAATCCAATCTTAGAAAGAATTGGTAGAGACATCGTGAAAAGATGCCAAGGCTTACCATTAGCAGCAAAGACGCTCGGGTGTCTCTTGCGCTTTAAAGTAGATGCCGATGAATGGGATAGCATTCTCAAAAGTGACATATGGGAATTATCGGATGACCAGAGCAACATTCTTCCTGCCTTGAGATTAAGCTACTACTACCTCCCTTCACATCTGAAGAGATGCTTTGCCTATTGCTCGATATTTCCGAAAGATTATAAATTCAAGAAGGAGCAGCTAATCCAATTATGGATGGCAGAAGATCTTTTGCAGCaaccaaaaagaaacaagaGACTGGAAGAAGTGGGAGACGAGTACTTCCATGAATTAGTATCGAGGTCATTTTTTCAACGATCAGCAGGTGAGAACTCGTGCTTTGTTATGCATGACCTTATAAATGATTTGGCTAGATTTGTATCTGGGGAACTTTGTTTTAGATTGGAGGATGACAACTCTAAAGAAATTTCAGAAAAGACTCGTCATTTGTCTTATGTTATGGCGTTGGAAGATCTTTTCAAGAGATTTGAGATTTTCTACAAAGCAAAATGTCTACGCACCTTTCTACCGCTCTATTCCCCAGATGAGTTTTATTGCTTATCTAATAAGGTGCAACATAATCTATTGATTAAGCTGAGGTGCTTGAGGGTATTATCTTTGTCCAACTATCATAGCATTAGTGAGCTGCCAGATTCAATTGGCGAACTCACACATCTAAGATATTTGGACCTCTCTCGTACTTTGATCAAAAGGTTGTCTGAATCTGTGAGTACTCTGTACAATTTACAGACACTGAAGTTGGCATATTGTTATCGTCTCAGGCAGTTGCCTACTGGTATGCACAATCTAATTAACTTGCGTCATCTAGATATGAATGGAACATGTGTAGAAGAGATGCCAGCACAGACGAGCAAATTGGAAAGTCTCCAAACATTGAGTACTTTTATTGTGGGAAAAGAGAAAGGGATAAAGATTGGAGAGTTGGGGAAACTTTCAAATCTTCGAGGAACACTATCCATTAAGAAGTTGAAGAATGTTGCAACTGCTGAGGATGCCTTCGATGCCAAGTTAAAGGATAAGAAATACCTTGAAGAATTAGCCTTGGAATGGGGCTATGGAAAGACAGATGATACAAAGGGCGAAAGATATATACTCGAGAAGCTTGTGCCTCATACAAACTTGAAAAAGCTCCAGGTCCATAATTATGGGGGCACAAGATTTCCAGGTTGGTTAGGAGATCGTTCATTCCACAATATGGTATCTGTAAGCCTTCAAAACTGTGAATATTGCCTAATCTTGCCACCCCTTGGGCAACTTCCTTCCCTCAAACACCTTTCCATTGAAGGGTTTGATGGAGTAGTGACTGTGGGTCCTGAGTTTTATGGGAGTTCTCAGCCCTTTCCTTCGCTGGAAATATTGAAGTTTAGTTGGATGTCTTCATGGGAAGAATGGTGTTCATTCGGGGTTGATGATGAATTCAAAAGAGGTTTCCCTAATCTCCAAGAGCTTCACATAGTATCTTGTCAGAGCCTAATAGGGAATTTGCCCAAGAACCTTCCTTCTTTAAGAAAACTTGTGATCGAGTACTGCGAGCAGCTTCTTTCTCCTCTCCCAAGAGCTCCTGCTATCCGTGAATTAGAGCTTATCAAATGTGATATGGTAGTGTTGCGGGAGCTGCCACGCACACTGCACTCGCTGAAAGTGAAAGGATGTCAGGTTGTTGTACAGTCATTACTGGAGGCAATGTCAACACAAATCCAAGCCTGTCGACGGTTGGATATTTCTGATTGTTCCTTGATATCATTTCCTGGGAGTTTTCTTCCGACTACATTGAGCTTTTTGAGTATCAAAAACTGCGAGAAGTTAGAGTTTCCACTGCAGCAGTACCACACGTCCCTCGAACACTTGCTGATAGTAGATAGTTGTGGTTCACTCAGGTCTTTTCCATTGGATTTCTTCCCCAATCTTAATGGTCTCACTATTGGGAGGAGCCCAAGTCTCAGATTCCTTTCCGTGTCGGAGGGGCAACAAAAAGTTCTTGCATCtgtcacttgcttgaaaattcGGGGATGCCCAAATTTCATCTCTTTTCCCAAAGGAGGACTATCTGCACCAAACCTGAGTGATCTTTGGATTGAAGAGTGTCAGAAGTTAACATCACTGCCTGAACGAATGCATGTCCTGCTCCCATCCTTACGTGAACTAAGAGTCTCCGGTTGTCCAAAACTAGTGTCTTTCCCTGAAGGTGGTTTGCCCCCTAGCTTGTCTTCACTCTACATCGGAGATTGCAACGAACTAGTTGCCCGCCGAATGGGGTGGAATTTGCAGGGCCTCCCTTTGCTTACAAGCTTTGGGATCTTTGGTGAATGTCAAAACGTGAAGTCCTTTCCGGAGGAGGAGCTGCTGCCCTCTTCTCTTACATACCTGTCCATCGTTGGACTTTCATGTCTCAAAAACTTGGATGGAAGGGGGCTTCAAAACCTTACATCTCTCAGAACATTGATCATCAGTGGGTGTCCTAAGCTCCAGTCAATACCAGAAGAAGGGCTGCCTATGTCTCTTGTTGAGCTCATCATCCGGAGATGTCCTTTGCTGAGAGAACAATGCCAAAGGGAGAAAGGGGAAGACTGGCCCAAAATAGCTCACATCTCTTGCATAGAGATTGAAGACAACTGTGCCTCATGAAATTTCTCCATTAGAGTCCGTGTGCCTACACTATACCCAAGTATCTCTCAGGTATTACTTCAGTTCCTACTTTTCAATCGATTGGCTCGCTAGCCCTTGATAATTCTTTGTATCTTGATTTTGTTTTAGATATTCTCTTGAAGAATTAGATCAGAGGCGTTTTTGTGGATTTTGTCTTTACATACTCTCAAACTAGTGGCACAAAGTTTGGGCAAAAGAGGGGGGGAAAAACGGTTAGTCAGACTATACAACTGGTTGACATTTATGTTTCTCTTGGACCCACTCTAATAACAGACAAGAGAATATAAAAAAGACTTGAGAGATGTTTATCGCTTCCTAGGTTCGGCAGTAGATAAACTGAAGTCTGAAACAATCGTGGTCAGAGAATCTACCCGAAAATAAGGTAAACGAATCTTAATGCAACTGGCAAATAATTGCAGAATTCTTAGCTTCTCCAATCTGATAGAAATCGGTTTAATGCTTTTCCTCTGATTCCTTTCACTAAAAGGTTATGCTTTTAAAGGTTCTATTCTATTGCCCCACATTAAGCTTGTGAGCTTTGGATTCTCTTCAGCAGTGCAGTTTAACGATTTCGACAT includes:
- the LOC122292853 gene encoding putative disease resistance protein At3g14460, giving the protein MAAELVGGAFLSAFLQVLFHRMTSRQVVGYIQGKKLNDKLLKKLKITLLSVNAVINDAEVKQFGDTLVKEWLLELKDAVYDAEDLWDEIATEALKCQQINADNSGGTLNQIRPKIEEVLDRLEFIAKQKDALGLKHGVGEKSWKMSTTSLVEESNLYGRDEDREAIINLLLSDDVNGNNICVIPIVGMAGIGKTTLAQVVYNDVRVKENFEFAAWICVSEEFDVSRITKTILEAVTSVCCDFKDLNLLQLKLKEELSGKKFLLVLDDVWNESYYSWEALRRTFTSGTHGSKIIVTTRNEGVASIMRSVPNHYLNQLTDEDCWLLFAKYAFANANSYANPILERIGRDIVKRCQGLPLAAKTLGCLLRFKVDADEWDSILKSDIWELSDDQSNILPALRLSYYYLPSHLKRCFAYCSIFPKDYKFKKEQLIQLWMAEDLLQQPKRNKRLEEVGDEYFHELVSRSFFQRSAGENSCFVMHDLINDLARFVSGELCFRLEDDNSKEISEKTRHLSYVMALEDLFKRFEIFYKAKCLRTFLPLYSPDEFYCLSNKVQHNLLIKLRCLRVLSLSNYHSISELPDSIGELTHLRYLDLSRTLIKRLSESVSTLYNLQTLKLAYCYRLRQLPTGMHNLINLRHLDMNGTCVEEMPAQTSKLESLQTLSTFIVGKEKGIKIGELGKLSNLRGTLSIKKLKNVATAEDAFDAKLKDKKYLEELALEWGYGKTDDTKGERYILEKLVPHTNLKKLQVHNYGGTRFPGWLGDRSFHNMVSVSLQNCEYCLILPPLGQLPSLKHLSIEGFDGVVTVGPEFYGSSQPFPSLEILKFSWMSSWEEWCSFGVDDEFKRGFPNLQELHIVSCQSLIGNLPKNLPSLRKLVIEYCEQLLSPLPRAPAIRELELIKCDMVVLRELPRTLHSLKVKGCQVVVQSLLEAMSTQIQACRRLDISDCSLISFPGSFLPTTLSFLSIKNCEKLEFPLQQYHTSLEHLLIVDSCGSLRSFPLDFFPNLNGLTIGRSPSLRFLSVSEGQQKVLASVTCLKIRGCPNFISFPKGGLSAPNLSDLWIEECQKLTSLPERMHVLLPSLRELRVSGCPKLVSFPEGGLPPSLSSLYIGDCNELVARRMGWNLQGLPLLTSFGIFGECQNVKSFPEEELLPSSLTYLSIVGLSCLKNLDGRGLQNLTSLRTLIISGCPKLQSIPEEGLPMSLVELIIRRCPLLREQCQREKGEDWPKIAHISCIEIEDNCAS